A segment of the Nilaparvata lugens isolate BPH chromosome X, ASM1435652v1, whole genome shotgun sequence genome:
CAAGTATTTAAATTGGATGAAacttaaataatgaatataacattttcaatcacTCAATAGTTTGAAATGCTGCAATACTTCCATACCTCAGGAATCAGGATTGAAAGGaggcaaaaaagaaaaaaatactatcaattttGAAGAATCAGTGTTTTGATTAAGCCTCGTTTAGACTATTTAACTgttataaaacaattttatatcacaaaagttacaaaaaattatataactttgttataaaataaaagataaacattcaaaaacaaataaatataatattgtcataTAACATTACTGAGTCTCAGTCAAGATGGATTATGGACTCAATGTAGTCTCTCATAAGAGTATCTAGTATACCCATATCCAGTTACAGTAGAATTTTTAGTACGGGatcattttccaaaaattaattGCTACAAGAATAGAACTTTCCACTATGCATTTATGCAATCCAACATCTGGAAAGTGAATGTACCTTATGCAATCATAAGGggaaaatttgtttgaaaatgatcTGTATATAACAGAATTTTTagcattcaaaaatacaatcaaTCTAGTGAAGGTCAATTCCCTGCCTACTCcccaccaaaaaaaaaaaaaaattgttacatCATGTAACGTTATCCTTTTTCACTAAcgtgtgccctgcttggctgcagtcagTATAGCATGAATTATATAAGATATAGAACCCTTATTGTGGTtcctaaaataataataatacaaatttcTTACTGGCTCGCCCAGGAACTCCCGCAGTTCTCTGCTCTTGCTGGTTACTGATGTCGGCTGCTCCAACAGtccacaatttctgtgactgatttgttgaattcCGCAAATGCAGATGTGataatttattttgctgcaacttaatactatgactttgagattcttcaaatcagatttgctgttactggataatttatataaatctctggaatgtattatttccaaagatttgataatcaatgctgtatattgcTGCTTTCCCCAACTTAtccggtgaagaatatagttggatGGTAAtcctaataatttttcaatactggtaactaaatagattataacgagattggtcatgcTTGGAGATAGggaaataaataaaggatacatCATCAAATATTGacacaaatatattacacaaaatatcaacgaataaatgaatatatagagcaaaaagtataaaaaataaaataagaacaaatatatatatatatataaaaaaatataaaaaatatcacaaatagcTCATTTATTTGGTTTTGCTTTTAGCACGAAAATTTACCACGTGCTtcttaaatcatcaatcatatgcatttaaaTTATGCAGAatgcagctcagttatcgacttgctgttgcttgtcaaataaaatctcatataccttctttccaaattaatatgaataactaattactctcaaaaaaaaatcaaaaaacaaTTACTCTCaaattaaatctcaaatatattaataattatgtatttctcagggctaaaggttcggcctctggtggaaattagataaatcaatttatccagtgaacatgagcttcatttatatctttataatttactaataaaagaatgattgagtgagcatataaaTTATagcatcaaaattcaaatttttcatctgtgcatacttaaacatgtaaatctgatatatAGTTCTTAATTAATAGAAATCCCTTTTTACGTTTCAAGACTTGCACAAGTTTgacattaatttcaatattcaaataacctttcgatgagctagctttatagatcttgtttcactcgaagcactgagggcgccctagatatatttctttttaactgtataactcacgtgtcgaaattcacaagatgatgatgGCGATCCGAATTCTTCCATCGTCTTAGGTTTTCTGGTGGCTGAAGTCAtcctctccaagggaataataaaatatctgtATGACTCACGCCTTAATATGGcctcactgagtcttatgaaattaattattgaatttaaacttaaacttttcaaacgtacaattattaacaaagggatttgtgctctataaaattggtggctgttcctggtgacctctggcaagcaagtgggctctcATCTACCCCTATTCTCTACGATCATACTTCCATATTCCAAATTcgcatattatttaaatatacaaCTACTACACCATTACATAAtcaaaattatgtagttctattacatccCCGGGTCCCCCTAAACTTCGGCCCGAAGTTATCGAAAAAACGGCATCTCTCTAAGTTAATTTttacacatttcaataatatttcaaaaattaaagtcaAAATTACCGCaagctaaaattattattattattattcacaatattattctaattggaTATTTATATGTAACATAACTTTCAATGAATACCTTAAATCTATGTGAGTGCCAATTCATAAGCTAGtgatataaattacattatagtgaactaattcataaaaatcaaacttaacacatcaatcaacttcaaatcaacaattcaatacattcatatctgaataagaattgaatggaaaaaatttcaattatattgatgaataaaattaaacctacaaaatctacgaaagtaataaaattgaatcataatgCAAAAATTAAACATCAAGTCCGAATAGTATTCGAgtaagcaaaataatattgtggaacccttgaaaataagaataataataataattgaaatagtttatcttctaatctgggaaaatatttgaatcgaTAGCATAAAAGAGTAAATGGATACAATAATAGtgaataagtaattattatttgcatagTTTCCTATATCCTAacccattattttaatgatttcattacataCTACTTTACTAAAACACAATATATTCTTAAAGCTCCTGTGGGTAGTCCACAATTGGAGTACGTTTCGGGACTCTCAGTTGATTTGCTTTCttcttaatataattttgaagacataaatacaagaatataaCAGTTATCAGTGTTTgccagacaataataatataaatgatcagTTTATTGTTCACCCCTAACAAATCAAAGTTATTTGGCATTTCAACATGATGGAAAATGTCTTCTGAGAATGAGTTGtgctcttcaaattttgaaaaattcaagtgccAATTTTCATTTAAGATTTCTGAAAGGTTTAAGTACTGAGGCAGAGTCTCATGTTTAAAAATTGGGATGctcaatttagataaatttgtcCACATGTgaggaattaagttattaatagcTGGAGAAGGATGGGAACGGGAGTCGCAAGGATAAAGAGTGCTTATCAGTACGTCGCCGTTGTCGTCTTGAAGTTCGCAGTTGCAAGGGATGTGGAGTGATAGGGTTCCTGGACTGTTGCTTGGGACCTCAGTTGTTGAGTTTTTACAGCGAATTGTCGTCTTTTTGCCGGTGTTGTGGAATAGGAAGGTGTCTTCTCGTAGGCGAGTGATTAGGGTTTGATTGTCAGTTGCTTTACAATCAAATTTGCAGACTTCTCGTAGCTCCGATACGTCTGCTTCTGATGTTAGAAGGTGGAGACAAGTGGCTTGGGTGGCGGAGTTCGACATCTTTTTCCTCGGAATCAAGCAGAGGCCTTTCTGCTTGAACTGGCAATCGTCTTCTTCGTCATCTGACAGGATTTGcagtttattttcttctctaagTATCAGGTGATGTTGGGAGGTCAAACGGCAGGTATGACCATTCCAATGAAGCGGGATAGATTGCAGGTGGAATaatgaaatagttgaatttttcttctttattggtATTTTGAGGGTAACCAATAGTTCGTTGTCGGATTTTCTGCAGGATGTTAGTTTCAAGTTTCGAATTTTATCGTTGTCTTTTGTTGATATGGTGAAGTTtctcttgtttattttcttttcgaGTTCTTGAAGTCGATTGTTTAGGTCTTCTTTTGAAATGACGTGATGAGAAAGTTGTTGATTGTAGCATCTCATGTCGATTTCATTGTAGTTGTTAGATAGAGTCATCATATACATGAAAATAGTAGTCCTCAGTTGTGTTTTCAGTACATCGGTTGTAGTATTCCCTTTCTGAAACTTATTCTGTTGGGTGAATGATTCTTGCCAAAGAATAAGGTCATGCTTCATGTTGTTCAATACTTTCTTCACGTTCTCTGCCATGCCGTTCATCTTGCGTGTGTTGTCTATCAATTCGACATGTTCAGCGTGAACGAAGTCTTGAAGATTACTGAGATGAGAAGTGATGTCGGTTTCGGTTTTCACGTATGCGCCCAATTCTTCGTCGGTAGCTACTCCGCAACACCAGTTTAGGACCGCCCCGATCGTATCGATAGAGCGTTCGCGGCGTGGTAGTCGATTTTCGCTCTCAGCTGGAGTGTTGTCGTCATCGCTGCCAATGTAAATGCCGTCTTGTAGTTGTAGAAGTTGCAGCTCCGTTCGATGAATCTGATCAAATACTGCACACTCCGATGGGGAAGGGAAAGGACATGAGTCAATTTTTAAAGGAGTACTCAGAAGGTTCCTCATAACAAATAAAGGATTTGACCTAGTAATACTGAATGTTATTGGAACTGTGGACTCGTAAAATACTACATTGTGAATTTCTTTAAATAGAGCTCCGTGAAAAAGAGAAATTTCTTGAGACAATACCGTAcaacatatttctacaaatgctaaggaacaaagtattatggtattcattttaaaaatattatatcagttAGTACTCTATATTAATCTATCAATGAACAGTTCGTATaagatatcaattttataaacaataattactagtaaaatCCCCAAAAACCCTACAAATAGATTATGTAAATGGTCAAATTAATAGCTATTTCTTATATTCCAATCGTAATCACCTActggaattgattatttcattaacatcaatacagataatattgttattaaaatatacgttttcacataaataatcttataaataaataaattattatatcaagaaTCATCCGTTTCTGAAAaagagaaacattttattacatacgagtcaagaaaataatattcaagcatAAAtcgtatttgatgattttcaaatagcattcattcataaacaaaaaCGTGAGAACAATTCACATcttttaataatgaatcatcGTTAGAATGTCTAGTAAAATTGTCTATCAGagctcaattatatttcattgtttcatcgaAGTAGAAatccaattaattaattgattgattgaaaactgcATACTATTGTGATTTGAGAATCATCTCGATATCTAGTCGTGAGAAAATGGATTTGATCGCTTCACAAGTCAATACTGATCTCGCaaacaaaattctctaaaaattcagttgtaagcatgatattgtttttcaatgatttggaaaataaataattacatgaatgtttcatctcgatttcttctcatcaattgtcttttaaattaatgaaaggCAAAGATTTAGGATGAGCGAGGTATAATTGCTAGCATAAAGAAAAGTGCTGGAATAAAGAATACAGttagacaataaaacaataaacactTAATTGATGGGATCtcgtatgaaatattttttcaatttatctacatGAAAAGCTACATTTTTATAAGTACCTCGTAGCGGAAAAAATATCTCATAGACTTCATCTGTTACTTTCTTTACTACTTCATATGGGcctgaatattttttgactaATTTCCTAGACTGTCCTTGTCTTACATCAGGATCGTGGACCATAACTAAATCTCCTGGTTCAAAAATGCAATCTGTTCTATTCCTATCGTAATAGTATTTCTGTTTTTCTTGTGCATCTGATAAGATTGATGGTATCTGTTCTCGCACTTCTTTAAGATTTGCTAATCTCGCGTCTAAATGATAAGTGACGTCGTCATTTTCGGGAAAGATTTTCAAATCTAAAGGAGTAGTGGCTTCAAAACCGTGCAATAAGAAAAAAGGTGTATATTTCAAAGAGCATTGTTTCGAAGTATTGTATGCGAATAAAACTTTCGGCAGCATTTGTACCCACAATTTCCTATTATCGGCTACGTAAGCTGTTAGCATCTCTTGAATTGTCCGGTTGGCTCTTTCGGCCAGACCTTGACTTTGGTGGTGACTTGATGATCCTAATATGTGTTTGATTCCAAGCTCAACCATAAGGTCATCgacttttttatttacaaaatgtgtACCTCTATCGGATCGAATTTCTTTTGGAACGCCAAATCGGTATATTAATTTCCATAAGCATTTAGTGGTATTATTTGCGTCGGCGTGTTTACAAGGTTCAGCTAAAATATATCGGGTCGTTAAGTCAACAATCGTTAGAATGTATGAATAGCCCATTGAGCTCTCTAACGGACCGATGTAGTCCATCATGATACTTGAGAAAGGCTTACTATCACACTTGATGGGTGATAAGAAACCTTGAGGCTTCGTAGTAGGGGTTTTTCTCTCTTGGCAATTTTTACATGATCTTACATAATTCGCAATGTTTTCATACATATTTTCCCAATAATATTTCGATGATATTTTCTCATGGGTTTTATAAATGCCGGTATGTCCACCTGTTAAGGAATCATCATGGAATGTTTCAaggattttattgataagagaTCGGGGTACGAGAAGTTTCAATTGATTGGTATGCCCATCAAATTTCTTCAGATAGACAATGTCTTTTTCGATCGTGTATTTTCTCGCCTTTCTAATCGTAGCTGTATCACTATGATTAGGGTTTCGTATTGCatcatatatttttcttatactcTCATCATTTTTCTGTAAAGTCTTTATGTCTATTTCTTCTATTTCGAATATATTGTAGTTTTCGTCCTTTGTGAGATCAGTTATATCCTTCTCTAGTGGATATCTACTCAGGGCATCAGGTACGTGCATTTGGGCTCCTGGTTTATATTTCAAATCGAACGTGAACTCCGTTAATTTCATAAGTAACTTACTGACTCGAATACTGGggtttttccaagttttatagTATTGCAAACTAGCATGATCTGTGTAGATTGTAAATAATCGGCCAATTAAGTATTGTCTGAAATAATTTACACAATACACTATTGATAGAAGTTCAATCTCTCCTACTGCCCAATTTTCTTCATGTTTTGTCAGTTTTCTGGAAACAAAAGCTACTGGATGTAATTTTCCATTGTCATCTGGCTGCGAGATAATGCCCCCTATTCCAACTCGAGAAGCATCTGTGTGTACCACTACCtccttatcattattaaaatgatgaagTACGGGTTGTGATAAAAGTTTGCTTTTTATTTCCGAGAATGCGTTCTGCTGATCTTCTTCCCAAGTGATTGGTTTATTCTCGTTATTTTTAGATATCAGATTTGTTAAGGGTCTTGCAATTATAGCgtagttttgaatgaattttcggTAAAATCCACTAAGACCAAGAAATGCTCTGACATCTTTGACAGTTTTGGGTATAGGGTATTTTTCGATAGCTTCCAAGGTTTCGGAAGCGGGTTGTATCCCTTCCTTTGAGACAGTGTGTCCAAGTACTTTAATTTTTCGGTAGAAGAAGTGACATTTAGATGTATTCAATTTTAGTCCTACGTCTTGCAAtcttttcaaggttttctcgaGCTGTTGATATTGCTTATCAAATGATTCTCCATAGCTAATGATATCGTCCAAGTAAATCAAAACTCCTCtatacaaataatcattgaatactTGGTTGATTGCTCGTTGGAAAGCATTTGGAGATGTTCTAAGACCAAAAGGTAGTCTTTTGAACGTGTACAGCCCTTTATGAGTTGCAAATGCTACATATTTTCGACAATCTTCGTGTAATGGCTGTTGGAAAAATGCTTGTCTGATATCTAGGGTGGAAAAGTAATCCGAATTGTCAAGAGaatcaaaaattgtttgaagAAGGGGAAGGGGATATCTATCCGGTAATATTTTCTCGTTCAACATTTTATAGTCTACAACCAATCTAAATCCACCGTCTTTTTAGTAACTAAAAATGCGGGAGAAGCATAATGACTCTGGGTTTCACAAACTATTCCTGCTTTTATCAATAACTCTACTTGTCTGTCTATTTCTGTTCTTTGAGCGATAGGTAATCTGTACGGTGACTTAGCAATGGGTGTGTAATCTGTAAGTTTGAACTTGTATTCGGGTAATTTCGCTTCCTCGAAATCAATTTCGTTTGTTGAAAATAGgtgtttgtatttattgatgAGTCTTTTCGCTTTGGAATTTTGCTCTGGTGTAAGATctttattaatatctatttcaCAACCTCCTCCATCGAATAGTACAGAGTCTACTAATGAAACAGATTCGTCGTAATTACAAACTTCTCCTTCAATTTCACCAATAATAGTTTCATGCAACAATCTTATATCTTGCCTTCCTAGATTCAAAATTCTAATTTCACTCATGTTTGTTTCAAAATCATCCTCATTCCAAAGCAcatgcaattttttattatgtaataacgatTCATTTGGAGTAAAATGGGATACTTTGAGCAATTTTTGTGTTAGATTGACTTTGACATTCACGTCTTTTTGAGCGGGGATTATTGTTTCAAGAGCACATTTGACGAAATTTACGGGATTGGGTATGCAgacttcttttgtaatatttgtttcagAATCGTTGTGTAATCTATTTAATGTACAAATCCACTCTTTATCCATGTCTAATTCGACTATTTTACCATTATCGTTCATTGAAATGATGTTATTCTCATaatctaatttcattttatattttgagaagAAGGAATTTCCAACAATAATATCGGCCTGTAAGTCTTcagaaattactaaatttacttCGAATTTCCTGTCATGTATTTGAATTTCACTCGAGATCATTCCTGTGATCGGCATTAATGAACCATTAGCTACCGATAAAGCAAtactactatttttcaaatgttttagaTCATCGCTACttaaaagatttttttgaacTATGTTTACGTTCGTACCGGTGTCAATGGTAATTGATACATCTTTTcctttgaattttccattaataGTAAGTACTGGGACTTGAATTCTTCTCTCTTTAGTCAATGATCCATTCATTCCAAGTTCGTGCTGAGCATGCATTTCGGAAGACAATAGCTGTTTGAAGTTGGTTTCACTTTCTATTTCGTTAGAGCAATTGTTTTCACTTTCATTTGAgtataactgattattattgGCATTGAGAAAAAACTGCCTGACAAATTCTATCGCTTTGGATTGTTCATCTTTCATTGATACAgaagatattatattacatgtgatttcttctttatcaattgaatttggagaataattatcaaatggaaattcagcgctttgtttttcaaatccgGATCCCAAGTTCATATCCGATTCGTCTAGGCTCGGGATCCTGTATTCGAGTtttttgataagaaaaaacaatcaTCTTTCCAGTGATTATTCCTCTTACAGTATGTACAGAATCTAGTCCTATTAGGGTTGATTGGTGTCCTGTAATTGACTGATGTTGATTGtgtgtaattattgtttgtataaGGTTGTCTTTGGAAATTGTTCTGATTTGTTTCGTGTGGGAAGACGTTTCCGCTCCTATTTCCAAACTGTCTATTAGGATTAGGATTATGTGATTGTGTGTTTCTGTCGCgatcattgtaattattattgtttgaataaggTTGTCTTTGGAAGTTGTTCTGATTTGTTTCGTGTGGGGAAAAGTTTCCGCTCCTATTTCCAAACTGTCTATTAG
Coding sequences within it:
- the LOC120354948 gene encoding uncharacterized protein LOC120354948; protein product: MSEKRIVGYVLRGLDVGALQHVAFMDNASVEDLEKNLAKYERSRFLLDKKLGMHNASILSDDEEDDCQFKQKGLCLIPRKKMSNSATQATCLHLLTSEADVSELREVCKFDCKATDNQTLITRLREDTFLFHNTGKKTTIRCKNSTTEVPSNSPGTLSLHIPCNCELQDDNGDVLISTLYPCDSRSHPSPAINNLIPHMWTNLSKLSIPIFKHETLPQYLNLSEILNENWHLNFSKFEEHNSFSEDIFHHVEMPNNFDLLGVNNKLIIYIIIVWQTLITVIFLYLCLQNYIKKKANQLRVPKRTPIVDYPQEL